A genomic segment from Gemmatimonadaceae bacterium encodes:
- a CDS encoding GMC family oxidoreductase, with translation MSTNKDLSCDAVVVGTGLGGSSFAYELSRHDFTVVVVDEGEPIRHTAKDLSPVHVYKFGDKPYIGGLTKFYGASMYRLREIDFRPTVMEAGISPGWPISYGDLEPYYATAERLYKVHGSSENDPTEPPRSTPWPHDPIPHQGSVCELVERLRSRAGVQVSHIPRALDYDPVRGGACVLCQHCDAYFCPRDAKVDAEIGALRPAIGTGLVNVLHATSCQRILTSRNGTRAVGVRVKRGGEEFTIHAPIVAIACGVMGTPVLLWRSRDDHHPNGLANGSGTLGRNFTAHTQGWIFALQRGVQRRPFHQKTFAIHSFYESAPDWPYPTGVIQAAGYIEPLGMSRRYRPFAAALLRNSLQMFIMTEGVPAPDTGFHLSDSGATLMNPPKQNVKTFAHIRRHAKRLLRAAGYPVFAPGAYDTRWHGVGTARMGIDPATSVVDPTCQAHDVDGLYIVDASALTTPGAVNTGLTIAANALRVATHVAGRTRSSARAASSNSPRLQSRSIPLPIAPGR, from the coding sequence GTGTCCACTAATAAAGATCTGAGCTGCGATGCCGTCGTTGTTGGTACAGGTCTCGGCGGAAGTTCATTCGCGTACGAGCTCTCCCGACATGACTTCACCGTTGTAGTGGTCGATGAAGGTGAGCCGATTCGGCACACGGCGAAGGACCTCTCACCGGTCCATGTCTACAAGTTCGGCGATAAACCCTATATCGGTGGTTTGACCAAGTTCTACGGCGCATCCATGTATCGGCTGCGAGAGATCGACTTCCGGCCGACGGTGATGGAGGCTGGGATTTCGCCCGGTTGGCCAATAAGCTATGGCGATCTCGAGCCGTACTACGCCACTGCCGAGCGTCTCTACAAAGTGCACGGTTCGAGTGAGAATGACCCAACCGAACCTCCGCGATCAACGCCGTGGCCACACGACCCAATTCCTCACCAGGGTTCTGTGTGCGAGCTGGTCGAGCGTCTGAGATCGCGAGCCGGTGTGCAGGTCTCTCACATACCGCGAGCGCTCGACTACGATCCAGTACGAGGCGGAGCGTGCGTTCTCTGCCAGCACTGCGATGCATACTTCTGCCCGCGCGACGCGAAGGTAGACGCCGAGATTGGCGCGCTGCGGCCCGCGATCGGCACAGGGCTGGTGAATGTCCTACACGCCACGAGCTGTCAGCGGATTCTGACGTCGCGCAACGGCACGCGCGCAGTCGGAGTTCGCGTGAAGCGCGGCGGTGAGGAGTTCACGATTCATGCGCCAATCGTCGCGATCGCGTGCGGCGTGATGGGGACACCGGTCCTGCTCTGGCGATCTCGCGATGACCATCATCCGAACGGATTAGCAAACGGGTCCGGCACCCTCGGGCGCAACTTTACCGCTCACACGCAAGGGTGGATCTTTGCTCTGCAGCGAGGCGTGCAACGACGTCCCTTTCATCAGAAGACGTTTGCAATTCACTCATTCTATGAGTCGGCACCGGATTGGCCGTATCCGACCGGCGTCATACAGGCGGCTGGCTACATCGAGCCGTTAGGCATGTCGCGCCGCTATCGCCCATTCGCAGCGGCGTTGCTGCGCAATAGCCTTCAGATGTTTATCATGACAGAGGGAGTCCCCGCTCCGGACACCGGTTTTCATCTGTCCGACAGTGGCGCGACGCTAATGAACCCTCCGAAGCAGAACGTCAAGACCTTCGCGCACATTCGGCGCCATGCGAAGCGCCTCCTTCGCGCCGCGGGCTACCCGGTGTTCGCGCCCGGAGCGTACGATACACGCTGGCACGGTGTCGGCACAGCGAGAATGGGAATCGATCCTGCGACTTCTGTTGTTGATCCAACGTGCCAGGCTCACGACGTGGACGGCCTCTACATCGTGGACGCGAGCGCCCTAACGACCCCCGGCGCCGTCAACACTGGATTGACAATCGCGGCCAATGCCTTGCGCGTCGCGACGCATGTCGCCGGCCGAACGCGGTCATCGGCGAGGGCAGCGTCTTCGAATTCCCCACGGCTGCAGTCCCGCTCAATCCCGTTGCCGATCGCTCCGGGGCGTTGA
- a CDS encoding FemAB family XrtA/PEP-CTERM system-associated protein encodes MTIRVSRFTGNGADWDRFVRSQPHWTQFHLYGWRSVLERVFDHECIYLEARDSTEALVGVLPLVRVRSVVFGHYLVSMPFVNYGGPLGSEAAVRALCDESAQLAERDGVRLLELRSRVPLSTDLAASHRKITVLLDLPSSEEALWSSFDANVRRRVRRAQKEGIEVRVGLDQLEAFYKVFAVHMRDLGTPTQSLEFFRAIAEQFPNDVRFACAYLGDLPIACICGFRWGTEFEVTWASALRSHKHLAANMLVYWSLMQQAISENARTFNFGRSTPGSGQHRFKLQWGAARDETLWWYQRSDTRDLSTPSPDQSRYALATRIWRRLPVAITNRLGPSIVQYIP; translated from the coding sequence ATGACCATCCGGGTTAGTCGTTTTACCGGTAACGGTGCCGATTGGGATCGCTTCGTTCGAAGTCAGCCGCACTGGACGCAGTTTCACTTGTACGGCTGGCGCTCTGTGCTCGAGCGCGTCTTCGATCACGAGTGCATCTATCTCGAAGCCCGTGACTCGACCGAGGCGCTGGTGGGCGTGCTGCCACTCGTTCGGGTGCGGAGCGTCGTGTTCGGGCATTACTTGGTCTCAATGCCCTTCGTGAACTATGGTGGCCCTCTCGGGAGCGAAGCGGCGGTTCGCGCGCTCTGCGATGAGAGCGCACAGCTTGCCGAGCGAGACGGCGTACGGCTCCTCGAGCTTCGGAGCCGAGTTCCGCTCTCGACGGATCTCGCAGCATCGCATCGCAAAATCACGGTGCTTCTCGATCTGCCGTCGTCGGAGGAAGCTCTCTGGAGCAGCTTCGACGCGAACGTCCGAAGACGGGTCCGCCGGGCGCAGAAGGAGGGCATCGAGGTGCGTGTTGGACTCGACCAGCTCGAAGCTTTCTACAAGGTGTTCGCGGTGCACATGAGAGATCTCGGCACGCCCACCCAATCGCTTGAGTTCTTTCGAGCCATCGCGGAGCAGTTTCCGAACGACGTGCGCTTCGCCTGTGCGTATCTCGGTGACCTACCAATTGCTTGCATATGCGGCTTCCGCTGGGGAACCGAGTTCGAAGTCACCTGGGCATCCGCGCTTCGATCGCACAAGCATCTCGCGGCGAACATGCTGGTGTACTGGTCCCTCATGCAGCAAGCGATCTCGGAGAATGCCCGCACCTTCAACTTTGGTCGGTCCACCCCAGGGAGCGGCCAGCATCGTTTCAAACTGCAGTGGGGAGCGGCGCGGGATGAAACGCTCTGGTGGTATCAGCGATCGGACACGCGCGACCTGAGTACGCCCTCGCCAGATCAGAGTCGTTATGCGCTGGCGACTCGAATCTGGCGTCGGCTGCCGGTGGCGATCACCAATCGCCTCGGCCCTTCGATCGTGCAGTATATCCCGTGA
- a CDS encoding glycosyltransferase, with protein MISPLATSATPEKQFGVSSRANVLHLIAPGEVGGAESVVRLLASRQRSLGARVGVAAIVQSESGAADLLKALEDAGVETHRVRVGGRDYRRERKAIAALCNETAPDIVHSHGYRADVVDSMHVRRDVPIVTTVHGFTGGDQRNRLYQWLQCLSYRRFDAVVAVSEPLRGQLARRIGSSHLHLLPNAYSPDEAILSRASARAALGVPNDDFLVGWVGRLSREKGPDVLLDALAHAEMPTGMRAIFLGDGPLSTTLRERAAHLGLGQRISWTGSVPNAGRLLSAFDVFVLSSRTEGTPMVILEAMAAEVPIIATRVGGVPDVLAAGTALLVSPDSPSELGKAIRAVLTDRGAAMSRARAARRRLDAEYRADVWADRYENIYQHARARAAQRLS; from the coding sequence GTGATCTCACCGCTCGCGACCTCGGCCACGCCAGAGAAGCAGTTCGGCGTATCGAGCCGCGCCAATGTTCTCCATCTCATTGCGCCCGGCGAAGTCGGCGGAGCCGAATCCGTCGTGCGGTTGCTGGCGAGCCGCCAACGATCGTTAGGTGCCCGGGTGGGCGTTGCCGCGATCGTACAGTCGGAGAGCGGAGCGGCGGATTTGCTCAAGGCGTTGGAGGATGCCGGGGTCGAAACGCATCGAGTACGCGTGGGGGGACGGGATTACCGGCGCGAACGGAAGGCGATCGCGGCGCTGTGTAACGAGACTGCACCCGACATCGTGCACTCACACGGCTATCGCGCGGATGTTGTCGACAGCATGCATGTGCGCCGTGACGTGCCGATCGTGACGACGGTTCATGGCTTCACCGGCGGCGACCAGCGGAATCGTCTCTACCAGTGGCTCCAGTGTCTGTCGTATCGACGATTCGATGCCGTGGTTGCGGTTTCGGAACCATTGCGCGGCCAGCTCGCTCGGCGAATCGGTTCGAGCCACCTGCATCTTCTACCGAACGCCTACTCACCCGACGAGGCAATCCTATCGCGCGCTTCAGCGCGTGCCGCGCTCGGCGTACCTAACGATGACTTCCTCGTTGGATGGGTCGGACGTCTGTCACGAGAGAAAGGGCCCGACGTGCTGCTCGATGCGCTCGCGCATGCCGAGATGCCCACGGGAATGCGCGCGATATTCCTGGGTGACGGCCCCCTCTCGACGACGCTTCGCGAACGTGCAGCTCACCTGGGTCTCGGACAACGCATCTCGTGGACGGGCAGCGTTCCGAATGCCGGCCGGCTGCTGTCGGCGTTTGACGTCTTCGTGCTCAGCAGTCGAACGGAAGGGACACCGATGGTTATTCTCGAGGCCATGGCTGCCGAAGTCCCGATCATCGCCACGCGCGTCGGTGGAGTCCCGGACGTTCTCGCGGCCGGTACCGCGCTTCTGGTATCACCGGACTCGCCATCGGAACTCGGGAAGGCAATTCGCGCGGTGCTCACGGATCGCGGTGCCGCGATGAGTCGAGCTCGCGCAGCGCGGCGGCGTCTGGACGCGGAGTATCGCGCAGACGTGTGGGCCGACCGATATGAAAACATCTATCAACATGCACGCGCCCGCGCGGCGCAACGGCTATCATGA
- a CDS encoding glycosyltransferase, which yields MTILALAFVLAAPALFLYAYVVYPALLWLAGLTVRLDREIAEMEWPTVTVTLPVYNEERNIRNKLEELLQLDYPAERLQILVISDASTDDTDRIVGEYAARDVELLRLATRRGKTAAENAAGRAARGTIIVNNDATVRIPAHALKELVRVFVDPTIGVASGRDVSVGVGTSESNRGESQYVGYEMWLRSLETRLGSIVGASGCFYGIRSAIYNSSFPEELSRDFASALMARAHGLRAVSVADAVCYVPRAAALGTEFRRKVRTMARGLETLWQWRSMLNPFQHGVFAFMLLSHKLCRWLTYLLVPFAFIGLAMLSLSSAPGAILLGVAILGVVIAAIVWRRAQRAVRVNRVEAFFAFSLASVCAGFLAWVKVLRRQQSAIWEPTRRPA from the coding sequence ATGACGATTCTCGCCCTGGCGTTCGTGCTCGCGGCACCTGCTCTCTTCCTCTACGCGTATGTGGTCTATCCCGCGCTGCTGTGGCTCGCGGGTTTGACCGTTAGGCTCGACCGTGAGATTGCCGAGATGGAGTGGCCGACCGTTACCGTCACGCTCCCCGTGTACAACGAGGAACGGAACATTCGCAACAAGCTCGAGGAGTTGCTGCAACTCGATTATCCAGCTGAGAGGCTCCAGATTCTGGTCATCTCTGACGCGTCGACCGACGACACCGACCGGATTGTCGGTGAATATGCGGCGCGCGACGTTGAGCTGCTGCGACTTGCAACCCGTCGTGGCAAGACCGCGGCGGAGAATGCGGCGGGACGAGCCGCTCGCGGAACGATCATTGTCAACAACGACGCGACCGTTCGCATACCGGCTCACGCCCTCAAGGAACTCGTTAGGGTCTTTGTCGATCCGACGATCGGAGTGGCGTCTGGTCGTGACGTTAGCGTCGGCGTCGGAACGAGCGAGTCGAATCGCGGTGAATCGCAATACGTCGGATATGAGATGTGGTTGCGTTCGCTCGAAACACGCCTGGGCTCCATTGTCGGCGCTAGCGGCTGCTTTTATGGCATACGTTCCGCGATCTACAACTCGAGCTTTCCCGAGGAGCTGAGCAGAGACTTCGCTTCGGCGCTGATGGCGCGCGCGCACGGTCTACGCGCGGTGTCGGTCGCCGATGCCGTGTGTTACGTCCCTCGCGCTGCGGCCTTGGGCACAGAATTCCGTCGCAAGGTGCGGACGATGGCACGTGGGTTAGAGACGCTCTGGCAATGGCGAAGTATGCTGAATCCGTTCCAGCATGGCGTGTTCGCGTTCATGCTACTGAGTCACAAGCTATGCCGATGGCTCACGTATCTACTCGTGCCGTTCGCCTTCATCGGTCTTGCGATGCTTTCCCTGAGCTCCGCGCCCGGCGCAATTCTCTTGGGTGTCGCGATCCTCGGGGTCGTCATTGCAGCTATCGTCTGGCGTCGGGCCCAACGAGCCGTGCGAGTGAATCGCGTCGAGGCGTTCTTCGCCTTTTCACTTGCCTCCGTGTGCGCGGGCTTCCTTGCATGGGTAAAGGTGCTTCGGCGACAGCAAAGCGCCATCTGGGAGCCGACGCGGCGACCAGCATGA
- the asnB gene encoding asparagine synthase (glutamine-hydrolyzing), protein MSGFAGIARSSARPIALETLRGMANAICHRGPDDSDTYLGRRVGIAHVGLRTIRIESAGQILSTADRSIVVASTGDIHNYRELRRELEGAGYRFRTASSSELVIHAYRRWGEAMMERLNGQMALVLHDQHNDVLLLARDRFGVRPLFISIVNGDLYFGSEVKALFASGEVAARPDLRGLDEVFSLWATRAPRTVFRDVRQIEPGCCCTWSDGRLRERRYYDPRYRESTIEPSGAIETLDELMRSSVSQCMRTDASVGGYLSGGLDSSITCALAARETPGTFRTFSVSFDDARFDESEQQQEVASRLSTEHLDIRVRPNDVAEVFPDVVWHAETPLVQTAPAPMFLLARAARDAGVKVVLTGEGADELFLGYDVFKETMVRLFCLRQPHSRIRPRLFDRLYSYLEGTAQAGEFWRRFFLNAGSLDDALFSHAPRFLIAARIKDFYSAESRLLLAGSDPLAELRQSLPDSFGNWSPENRAAYLELTTVLPSILLSSVGDRMSMAHGVERRLPFLDHRVFEFAAALPSSSKLRGLRDKEILRRWASQFLGKETASRPKQPYRSPDAVSFFQGDTAEYVRELLSPGAIRRTGIFDANAVAGLWRRCLSGRVIRTAENQALVAILSTQLWHRSFIEQSIAGRQPRDASSTRSLAFIS, encoded by the coding sequence ATGAGTGGGTTCGCGGGAATCGCTCGGAGTTCGGCGCGACCGATCGCGCTAGAGACGCTGCGGGGGATGGCGAACGCCATTTGCCATCGAGGGCCCGACGATTCGGACACGTATCTCGGAAGACGTGTTGGGATAGCGCACGTAGGGCTACGCACCATTCGTATCGAGAGCGCCGGACAAATACTGTCTACCGCAGATCGAAGCATTGTTGTCGCTAGCACCGGCGACATCCACAACTATCGCGAACTCCGCCGAGAGCTAGAAGGCGCCGGCTATCGCTTCCGCACAGCGAGTAGCTCCGAGTTGGTCATTCACGCCTACCGACGTTGGGGTGAGGCGATGATGGAGCGACTGAACGGACAAATGGCGCTTGTCCTTCACGATCAGCACAACGACGTGCTGCTCCTGGCGCGCGACCGGTTTGGCGTCCGTCCGCTGTTTATCTCGATCGTCAATGGCGATCTCTATTTCGGCTCGGAAGTAAAGGCGCTCTTCGCATCGGGCGAGGTAGCAGCGAGACCTGATTTGCGGGGATTGGATGAGGTCTTCAGTCTCTGGGCGACTCGCGCTCCCCGAACGGTATTTCGCGATGTGCGCCAGATCGAGCCGGGTTGCTGCTGTACTTGGTCCGATGGTCGGTTACGTGAGAGACGCTACTACGATCCCCGTTATCGCGAGAGCACCATCGAGCCGTCCGGGGCGATTGAGACGCTCGACGAGTTGATGAGAAGCTCTGTTTCTCAGTGTATGAGAACCGACGCGTCGGTGGGTGGATACCTCAGCGGAGGTCTCGATTCGTCGATCACGTGTGCACTGGCTGCCCGCGAGACACCCGGAACGTTTCGTACGTTCTCCGTCTCTTTCGATGACGCGCGGTTTGACGAAAGCGAGCAGCAACAAGAGGTCGCATCACGCCTCTCGACGGAGCACCTCGACATTCGCGTGAGGCCGAACGACGTCGCTGAGGTTTTCCCCGATGTCGTATGGCACGCTGAAACGCCACTCGTACAGACGGCACCCGCTCCCATGTTCCTGCTCGCCCGCGCAGCGCGGGACGCAGGCGTTAAAGTCGTACTGACCGGCGAGGGTGCCGACGAGCTCTTTCTCGGCTACGACGTGTTCAAAGAGACGATGGTTCGGCTGTTCTGTTTGCGACAGCCGCATTCTCGCATTCGCCCAAGGCTGTTCGACAGGCTGTACTCGTATCTGGAGGGAACCGCACAAGCTGGCGAATTCTGGCGACGATTCTTCCTCAACGCTGGCTCGCTGGATGACGCTCTGTTCTCGCATGCTCCGCGGTTTCTCATCGCGGCACGGATCAAAGACTTTTATTCAGCGGAGAGCCGTCTCCTGCTTGCGGGCAGTGATCCGCTGGCTGAGTTGCGGCAGTCGCTGCCGGATTCGTTTGGAAACTGGTCGCCCGAGAATCGCGCCGCTTATCTCGAGCTCACCACAGTACTCCCGTCAATTCTCCTGAGCTCGGTGGGCGACCGAATGTCTATGGCGCATGGTGTCGAACGGCGGTTGCCGTTTCTCGATCATCGCGTATTCGAATTTGCGGCTGCGCTCCCGTCGTCCAGCAAGCTTCGCGGACTTCGCGACAAGGAGATTCTGCGGCGGTGGGCCTCACAGTTCCTCGGTAAGGAGACGGCGAGCCGACCGAAACAACCATATCGCTCGCCGGATGCCGTCTCGTTCTTTCAGGGCGACACGGCAGAGTATGTGCGCGAGCTGCTCAGTCCCGGGGCAATCCGCCGCACGGGCATCTTCGACGCGAACGCGGTCGCTGGGCTGTGGCGGCGCTGTCTATCAGGCCGCGTGATCAGAACGGCAGAGAACCAGGCGCTTGTCGCCATTCTCTCGACACAGCTGTGGCATCGGTCGTTCATCGAACAATCAATCGCCGGAAGGCAGCCGCGGGACGCAAGTTCGACTCGAAGTCTCGCCTTCATTTCCTGA
- a CDS encoding acyl carrier protein: MSQHEIIARVREYVVENFLYTRQDYEFLDTDSLLEHGIFDSLGVLELVMFVQTEFRVLVNDDEITEANLGSLTSIGRFVQRKRFEHLAA; the protein is encoded by the coding sequence ATGTCCCAGCACGAAATCATCGCACGCGTGCGCGAGTACGTCGTAGAGAATTTCCTCTACACCCGCCAGGACTACGAATTCCTCGACACCGATTCGCTCCTCGAACACGGAATTTTCGATTCGCTCGGCGTATTGGAGTTGGTGATGTTTGTTCAAACCGAGTTCCGAGTGTTGGTGAATGACGACGAGATCACAGAGGCGAATCTCGGATCGCTGACGTCGATCGGGCGCTTTGTCCAACGAAAACGGTTCGAGCACTTGGCTGCCTAG
- a CDS encoding response regulator produces the protein MSAPNRRSRPPLVLIANDQEWSARSIESVLGPRGYAALRVATSQRTLELARIAQPDAIILDMALPDVGGRVVCEQLRQDPHIAVNVPIILTTSAVASRSERLDAYAAGAWELCAEPFDVEVLLLKLDAFVQAKLAADRIREETLVDEETGLYNARGLARRAREIGGEAIRRSDALACVAFSAVGEGDSTEALDADREIAETVSRICQCSARLSDAVGRIGPNEYAIVAPGATEDGAERIIARLRDSLESVPVRIHEHERRFRLAASVAAVTNLAESAVDAMELLYRATTSLRQVRADTQTTSSETAVRH, from the coding sequence ATGTCCGCACCGAATCGCCGATCTCGGCCACCACTGGTACTCATCGCCAACGATCAAGAGTGGTCGGCTCGATCAATCGAGAGCGTGTTGGGTCCGCGCGGCTACGCAGCGCTACGGGTAGCGACCTCGCAACGAACGCTGGAGCTCGCGCGGATCGCACAGCCAGATGCGATCATCCTGGACATGGCACTGCCCGATGTTGGCGGACGAGTGGTGTGTGAGCAACTCCGACAAGATCCACACATTGCTGTCAATGTGCCGATCATTCTCACGACGTCCGCAGTAGCGAGTCGGAGTGAGCGGCTCGATGCCTACGCCGCTGGTGCGTGGGAGCTTTGTGCGGAGCCATTCGACGTCGAGGTGCTCCTGCTCAAGCTCGACGCCTTCGTCCAGGCGAAGCTTGCGGCAGATCGCATTCGCGAGGAGACACTGGTCGACGAAGAAACGGGTCTCTACAATGCGCGAGGTCTCGCGCGCCGAGCTCGCGAGATCGGCGGCGAAGCGATTCGACGCAGTGACGCGCTGGCGTGCGTGGCGTTCAGTGCGGTCGGAGAGGGCGATTCGACCGAAGCACTCGACGCTGATCGAGAGATTGCCGAAACGGTCAGCCGCATTTGCCAGTGCAGTGCCCGTCTTTCGGACGCCGTGGGCCGCATCGGGCCGAACGAGTATGCGATCGTCGCGCCGGGAGCGACCGAGGATGGCGCCGAGCGCATCATCGCTCGGCTGCGCGATTCTCTGGAGTCTGTTCCGGTTCGGATTCACGAACACGAACGTCGGTTTCGGCTCGCGGCGTCCGTGGCGGCGGTGACCAATCTTGCCGAGTCAGCAGTCGACGCGATGGAGCTGCTGTATCGCGCGACGACGTCCCTGCGCCAGGTGAGAGCTGACACTCAAACGACGAGCAGCGAAACGGCCGTTAGGCACTGA
- a CDS encoding sigma-54 dependent transcriptional regulator, which yields MATASFSHVGSGDDFSKPNAPSVEQFEISPEQRESIQVLVIDDDRTLREGCASMLQMSRYNASFVGRGDEALELLKRRRFDIVLCDLYMSGVPGMTLLRTALATDKDTLVIMMTGNPSVASSIEALRAGAWDYLPKPFSATHLDVLLGRAAHAVIVARETREMQRSMIADVSNSEKVLLLGAAPSFTRAVELARRVAQTDASVMITGESGTGKEVIAQFIHRHSRRASRKLVPVNCAALPEPLLESEMFGHRKGAFTGADRDKPGLLETANGGTLFLDELTEMSHPIQAKLLRVLQDGVLRRVGSEQQDAVVDVRFVSATNKNPEDAVRKGILREDLFYRLRVVPIRLPALRERTEDIPILAKHFMAHYWSRHRRRNEAMPVLRPETMDFLRTLTWRGNVRELQNVIEHVAVLAEPGQQLTPGDITLYDDVSPAAAETGMPSGMLEGAFHSAKDRLVTYFEKEYLSRLVSRAGGNMSKAARLASIDRTTLYRLMEKHSVHREDAGDAPC from the coding sequence ATGGCTACTGCATCTTTCTCTCACGTTGGCTCTGGGGATGATTTTTCAAAACCAAACGCACCGAGCGTTGAACAGTTCGAGATCTCTCCGGAGCAGAGAGAATCGATACAGGTTCTAGTCATCGACGATGACCGCACGCTCCGCGAGGGTTGCGCGAGCATGCTGCAGATGAGCCGGTACAACGCGAGCTTTGTCGGGCGCGGCGATGAAGCGCTCGAGCTGCTCAAGCGGCGGCGCTTCGACATCGTGCTGTGCGATCTGTACATGAGCGGCGTCCCTGGCATGACCCTCCTGCGCACGGCGCTGGCGACGGACAAGGATACGCTCGTGATCATGATGACGGGTAATCCGAGCGTGGCTTCGAGCATCGAGGCGCTCCGTGCCGGCGCCTGGGACTACCTGCCGAAGCCATTCTCGGCGACACATCTCGACGTCTTGCTCGGCAGAGCCGCGCACGCGGTCATCGTCGCACGCGAGACGCGCGAAATGCAGCGGTCGATGATCGCAGACGTGAGCAACAGCGAGAAAGTGCTGCTGCTCGGCGCTGCTCCTTCATTCACACGCGCGGTCGAGTTGGCGCGTCGCGTCGCTCAGACCGACGCGTCGGTGATGATCACGGGCGAGAGTGGTACTGGTAAGGAGGTTATCGCTCAGTTCATCCACCGCCACAGTCGTCGCGCCAGTCGCAAGCTCGTTCCGGTGAACTGCGCGGCGTTACCCGAGCCGCTGCTCGAGTCGGAAATGTTCGGCCATCGCAAGGGCGCGTTCACTGGCGCCGATCGCGACAAACCCGGTCTCCTCGAGACGGCAAACGGGGGGACCCTGTTTCTGGATGAGCTGACGGAGATGTCTCACCCGATCCAGGCCAAACTTCTGCGCGTCTTGCAGGACGGTGTTCTTCGCCGTGTCGGTAGCGAACAGCAGGATGCCGTGGTCGACGTGCGCTTCGTCTCCGCGACCAACAAGAATCCCGAGGACGCAGTCCGTAAGGGCATTCTTCGCGAGGATCTGTTCTATCGGCTTCGCGTGGTGCCGATTCGCCTGCCAGCACTCCGCGAGCGAACGGAGGACATCCCGATCCTCGCGAAGCATTTTATGGCGCACTATTGGAGTCGCCACCGCCGCCGCAACGAGGCAATGCCCGTTTTGCGTCCGGAGACGATGGACTTCCTTCGTACGCTGACGTGGCGCGGCAACGTCCGCGAGCTGCAGAATGTCATCGAGCACGTCGCGGTGCTGGCCGAACCGGGCCAACAGCTCACACCTGGCGATATCACGCTATACGACGACGTCTCACCGGCGGCCGCAGAGACTGGCATGCCTTCGGGCATGCTCGAGGGAGCATTTCATTCGGCGAAGGACCGTCTGGTCACCTATTTCGAGAAGGAGTATCTCTCGCGACTCGTTTCGCGAGCGGGTGGGAACATGTCGAAGGCCGCCCGGCTCGCGAGCATCGATCGGACGACGTTGTACCGGCTCATGGAAAAGCACAGTGTCCACCGAGAAGATGCGGGGGACGCCCCCTGCTGA
- a CDS encoding HAMP domain-containing sensor histidine kinase, translating to MLRVLADGASDTSELLRSAAERVASAMADVDAEVRRHIGLLSSAVTQASAGEVPNLGILPSYAPARRLLDALRIEYLSAASETPHLSAAALLSVLRGIETVRCALDADAAQRLASRVVSSDALETIVAVAHDMRSPLTSVLFLVDALRKGHSGPITAHQERQLLLVYGAAFALSSCASDLLDLARGGDLLMESVPVPFSISECIHVVRDIVQPIAEEKKLEVRLVAPQKGDRRLGQPAAITRVLLNLTTNALKFTHYGNVTVAVTSISRTGVEFSVRDTGCGIPREVLDTLFDAFRHQSQYGKTVFSSAGLGLSICQKLVSAMGATLGVESTDGEGTCFSFRLNLPLAPRI from the coding sequence GTGCTTCGCGTGCTGGCCGACGGGGCCAGCGATACGTCTGAGTTGCTGCGCTCGGCGGCGGAGCGAGTTGCGAGCGCCATGGCCGATGTCGACGCCGAGGTGAGGCGTCACATCGGGTTACTCTCGAGCGCGGTCACGCAGGCAAGTGCAGGTGAGGTTCCGAATCTTGGAATCCTGCCATCGTACGCGCCTGCGCGGCGACTGCTCGATGCGCTGCGCATCGAATATCTGAGCGCCGCGTCCGAGACCCCGCACCTATCGGCGGCGGCATTGCTGTCCGTGTTGCGCGGCATCGAGACCGTGCGATGCGCTCTCGATGCCGACGCGGCGCAGCGGCTCGCGAGCCGCGTCGTGAGCTCCGACGCGCTCGAGACGATCGTCGCTGTCGCGCACGACATGCGCTCGCCCCTCACGTCGGTCTTGTTTCTCGTCGATGCGCTGCGAAAGGGACACAGCGGGCCGATAACGGCGCACCAGGAGCGGCAGCTGCTGCTCGTCTACGGCGCTGCGTTCGCGCTCAGCTCATGCGCGTCCGATTTATTGGACCTGGCGCGCGGTGGCGATCTCTTGATGGAGAGTGTGCCGGTCCCGTTCTCCATCAGCGAGTGCATTCACGTCGTTCGGGATATCGTCCAGCCGATCGCCGAAGAGAAAAAGCTCGAGGTGCGATTGGTAGCGCCGCAGAAGGGCGATCGTCGGCTGGGGCAGCCGGCGGCCATCACGCGCGTTCTGCTGAACCTAACGACGAACGCCCTCAAGTTCACCCATTACGGTAACGTCACCGTCGCGGTCACCAGCATCTCGAGAACGGGCGTAGAGTTCTCCGTTCGCGACACCGGTTGCGGCATCCCGCGTGAGGTACTCGACACGCTTTTTGACGCATTCCGGCATCAGTCGCAGTACGGCAAGACGGTGTTCTCCAGTGCCGGGCTTGGCCTATCGATCTGCCAGAAGCTCGTCTCGGCGATGGGTGCCACGCTCGGCGTCGAAAGCACCGACGGCGAGGGGACGTGCTTCTCCTTCCGGCTGAACCTTCCCCTCGCGCCCCGCATCTGA